AGCGGATATAATAGCTACTGAAATAGCCAAACATTATCAAGATAAACTCATCTATGACGATGTAAAAGGTTGCTGGATGTCTTACGGTTTAGAACAGCCTGGAGTATGGCAAGCTATAACAAATGCAACGACAGAATCTATTATTGCTAAAGAATTGGATTCTAGAGAAATTGTTGGCTACGGTAGTCATAAATATGTCAAAGATATTATAGATAAACTCAGGTGTATTTTCATACAACGCAAATGGAATGAAGCGCCTGCATCAGATTATTTACCATTCCAAAACAAAGTATTAAATCTGAAAACAAGAGAAGTAATTGAACATTCACCAGAGTTTCGTTTTACTTGGTGTTTACCTCGTGAGTATGATGAAAATGCAAAAGATTGGTCATTAATTGAATCTTGGTTAGATGAAGTGACCGGGAGTAATCAAGAATTCAAAAACATCATTGTGTGCTTCTGCAATGCAGTACTTAAAGGTCGTTATGAATTACAGAAATTTCTTCTCACAACTGGTCATGGAGGAACAGGCAAAACAACACTTCAAAACTTAATAGTTGAATTGATAGGAGAACGCAATGTACATACTACATCACTGTCTGATTTTTGTGGAAATAGATTTGAAACTGCCAACGCTTACGGTAAACGATTAGTTATTTTCCCAGATGAAGACAAGTACTCTGGCAATCTTGAACACTTTAAAGATTTAACTGGCAAGGGAAGATTAAGAATTGAACGCAAAGGTAAAGATGCAGACCAATCCTACCAATACATGGGTATGGTGATGATGGCTTCTAATTATCCTGTGTTTGTAGGTGAGCAATCATCAGCTATTCAAAGACGAATTATTACTGTCCCATTCACTCAAACACCTCAGAAAGTAGACCATCAACTATTTGAAAAATTGACATCACAACTCAACGCATTTACTAATTATTTACTCAGTCTTTCAGATGAGTTTGTTACTGAAACATTGTCCGGTACTCAAAAATCTGCCGGAGTCTCATTCATGGAATGGGAGCAAAGAATGATGACTGATTCTGTTGCTTGGTGGCTGAATGAATTTGTAATCAGAGATAGCAACATTAAAACTCAAATAGGAAATAACAAAAATGAAGCTAAAGATAACGGTATAGCCAACGTGACGACCCTTTACGGTAGTTATTATCAGCGTTGTTCGGATGCGGGAAAAACACCAAAATCCAACACTGAATTTTCACGTCACCTTAAGGATTTGTGTAACAACATTTTGGGATGGAAAGAGGTAGAGAAACATGAAGGCAATAGATTCAATGAACTTATTGGGTTGCGCCTACGCAAGATAGGAGAGGATGACCACATTCCCACAGTGGAAGAAGAATATGCAGATAAATTAGAGGGTTTACCCTCCACACCCTCCACTTTCCAGACACAGCAAGCGTTTGAACCCTCCACCGCACCTTCCACCATACCCTCCACCATACCCTCCACTGGTCATGGTGGAGGTGGAACCGATAGCGACTCACCAGCATTCATCACCCCTGAGTGGAGAGTGGAGGGCAAAGTGGAGGACGGAGTGGAGGGTCAAGTGGAGGGTTCAAAGCCTTATCAGATAAGGAAAGTGGAGGGCGTGGAGGACGAAAGGGTATTTTCTACTTCTATTTTTGATTTGCCCTCATTTGACAAAGGAGATATCGTTTCTTACACAGGCACTCGCCACGCATCTCTCTTGGCTGGATTAATATTAGAAGTGGTTGAATGTACTGGAGGTCAATACTGTTGTAAAAAACCTGACGGCTATTACACTACTTGGTTGGATGTTGATGAATTAATGATTGTTGAAAACGGAAAGCATCGAAGCTGAAGATGTAATTTACGATGAATTTCACATCAGCTTCTCACCTGTCACCTTCATAGCCTGCCTGATGTCATTTACCAGTTGAGCCACATACTTGTACCTTTCTGATGGTTGACCACTGGCTGATTTACTCTTTGATTCATCTACCTTGGACTGCCAGCTATCAAGGATGTGGTTAACCATCTCCAGTTCCCCTACTATCTCCTCAGCTTTATCACCAAGGGAGGGGGGTAAACGGTAAACCTTGGTTACTACTCCATCACCCCACTTACCGACTCTACCAGCACCGCTACGTTTGCCACCGTGGGAATACTTCACCCTGATTATCTCATGGTCTGGGTAATTCTCCCTTGCTTGCCTGTGTGCATCGTCCAGTGAGCCAGCGTGTAACTGCAATAGTGCCATATCCCCAGTGGTAGGGTTATTCAGTTCAATGAGGTATTTTGTCACTTTCCTTATCCTGTATACCTTTCATCACTCTAGCTTGAAAACGTAACAGAATCAAACTTTGATTTCGTAACGGGTAAGGTAGGTTTACAGAGAGTTGGCTAGTACATTTGTGCTGATAGAATCCTTGCTGTGTCTATGCTTGTAATTACTCCAAGTAATACTCCAAGTAATAGTCCAAGTAATGAGTAAAATAGACCTAGCAAAGCACGTGGCTCACAGAAAGTTGATGCCATTTTCAAAAAACACGACCATTTTCACCTGCTGGTACTAAACTTTTTTAGTTTTTCGTTTCCGGCAGGGTAAGGCTCACGAAGAAAGCACCTCATTGAAGGATGCCGTGAAGATGTGATTGGGGAGCGCACCAGCGAGATGACTGAATGCGAGATAATATGAATGAGCATTGGTTGAGCATCGCTGAAAATTACTACTGTGTATAAAATAATGCTTAAATTAGACCATAAATTGCTGAAATTAGACTGTTTGAGCATTAAACGAGCATTTATTTGAGATAATAGGCTGGAAGTATTGATATTGCGTTGTTTGTCATGCACCTTTGGGCGCACACAGCCATTTATGGCAATTGCCAGTATAGTAACTTGCACCAATTTCTTGTAAGTTCAGAGAAATCATTCCCGGTGCGTGGGCACCATCTACAAGTGTATCTACACCTCGTTGCTGCAATTCCCTAACTAACTCTTGCAGGGGGAATATTAACCCTGTCTGGCTAGTAACATGATCTATTAAAGCCAATCGTGTTTTTGGTGAGACTTGCTCAATTACTGCTTTTACTACCTGCTGTGGCGAGTCAATAGGGAAAGGAATTGTTGCCACGACTACCCGCGCACCAGTGCGACTAGCAATAAAATCTAATGCATTACGGCAAGCGTTGTACTCATGATTAGTAGTGAGGATTTCGTCATCTGGTGAAAAGGTCAGGGAACGCAGCACCGAATTGACACCAGTCGTAGCATTGGGTACAAAAACCAATTCTTGGACATCAGCACCAACAAACGTTGCTAATTTGCTTCTTGCATCGTCTAGCAGTGGTTCCCACTCCCTACCAAAAAAGCGTATCGGTTCATGTTCCAATTGCGATCGCAACTGCTGTTGTAGTGCTAAGACTGCCTTGGGACAAGCACCAAATGACCCATGATTGAGAAATATAACAGTCGGGTCAAGCGACCATAGTTCTGCGTATTCAGAAGCCTGAAGCCTGAAATCTTTTAGTTCATACTTCATGCTTCACCCTTCATACTTTTTTAACTCCCCAGACTGGATTCGAACCAGTGACCAATCGATTAACAGTCGATCGCTCTACCACTGAGCTACTGAGGATCACTCACGATTTATAATCTTAAGGTTAAAAAATGAATTTGACAAGTACTTTCGCAAACTTTTTTTTTCCAAGAGGCTTAACCATAAGTTCATGACAGCCAAAACCTTCTTCACATAAGGAGTGCAGGCTTTCCACTTTGAGATTTACTGTAATCCCATACGCAATTCAGCCAAACGCTGCCGCGCCTTGGCATCAATAGCGCTTGCGAGAAATCTACTCTTGGATTGTTTGCGTGTTTGATACTTTTGTCGCATCCGACAAACTGTAGCTTCCACTTCTCCACAAAGTTGTTGTGCTGATAACCATTCAGCCCCATATCCCAGTACCATTAACTGTTGCGCTCGATCTGATGTGGCAACAATTACGCGAGAAATCCGAGACTGCGTTACCTGGGGGCGTAAAGATGCACAGACTTTTTCTATATAGGTGTCTGCTGTTTGCCCGAAATCAGTAAAATAAACTGATAAAAGCTCTGTAATAATTTCTTTATTACTGGAGGAATTCTGATATTGGGCATCAAAAATTATTTGAGTTTCGTAACCTTGAAACGCAGTGTAATTTGTCATTGCTTCAATCAATTCTGCGCGCGCTGCCTCTAATCCAGAATGATCACGGGTTTTTTTCAGGCAAGGCCAAGCACCAATTATGTTGTAGCCATCCACTAATAAGACGGCTGGCATTGTGGAACGGGGCATGATTTTTAATCACAATTTTCTAGAGTTAACAAAATTCATTCATGATTTTTATAGTAATTGAAGCATTGGTTGTAACGATATGCTACAAAAACTAAAAAATGCGATAGGGTCGCAAAATCTGGCTCCAAAACGTTGTATTAACAGCAAACGCGCCCTTTCGAGGCGCGTCGCAGTTGTTAGTAATTACTGATTAATTAGCTTCAAAAAAAAGGCTGATAGACAATAGTTAGTTGTCAGTTGTCAGTTGTCAGTTGTCAGGAGTTAGGAGTGCTGAGTGGTGAGTGCTGAGTTAGGAGTTGTAGGGGCGGGTTTTTGAAGAAACTCAATTAGTAGCAAGATATGCTGACTAAACCCGCCCGTACAGGAGTTAGGAGTTAGGAGTGAAAAATTATCTCCCCCCCTGCTCCCCTGCTCCCCTGCTCCCCTGCTCCCCTGCTCCCCTGCTCCCCTGCTCCCCTGCTCCCCTGCTCCCCTGCTCCCCTGCTCCCCTGCTCCCCTGCTCCCAAATCAATTACTAAGAAGCTTGGTTATGTACTTCCGTCAGACGTTGTTTGAGGCGCTGAGGTTCGCCTTGATCTACTAAAGAGCCTTTTTCTAATAAGAAAGCGCCATCACAGTAGTTCAATTCGTCTAGACGATGAGTTACCCACAAAGCTGTAATACCTCTACTCTTTACTAGGCGGCGGACACTAGCCACTAAGTCCAGTTGGCTATCTGGATCGAGTAAGGCTGTGGGTTCATCTAATAATAAGACTTCACAGCGACGGGCGATCGCACCAGCGATCGCTACTCGTTGTTTTTGTCCCCCACTCAAGGCGTAAATCGGGCGTAATTGTAAAGCACGCAAATTTACGGCCCCTAGCGCCTCATCAACTCTTGCCCTCACAGCAGCAAGTGGCAATTTTTCTTCCACCAATCCAAAAGCCACATCAGCACCAACAGTTGGCATGACTAATTGATGATCGGGATTTTGGAAGACAAAGCCAACAGGATGCAAAACCCGAATTTCACCAGACTGGGGAGCTAATAGTCCTGCCAGTAGTCGGAGTAATGTTGATTTGCCACTGCCATTAGTACCCAAAAGCATCCAAAATTCACCCCTAGGTACTTGTAGAGAGCAAGATTTGATTGCTGTCTCACCACTAGGCCAACTGAAGTATAAATCGTTAACTTCAATGCCCACTTCCGCCATTTTTGCTCCTTAGTTATTCACCAGCGGCTAGAGCGAAAAAGCCTGGTGGTTTGCCACTACCAGTGGTTACACCATCTTTTTGAATAATCTGTACCCCGGAAATTTCACTAGCACGGACAGCAATTTTTTTGTCTGTCTTGCCTTCGCATTTGAGTTCTACAATGTCAGGGTTGCCAGAACGCATAGCTGCCAAAATTAGCTGATAGATAGCCTCAGCATCCTCAGCTGACTTACGTTGTACCGATATAGGGAAAGCAGTATTTCTGAGACTTAAGTCAATGGTAAACATTTAGGATCAATCAAAATATCACTGTAGGACTCATTTTAGCGTTAGGGGAATGGGAATTGGGGATTGGGGATTGGGGACTGGGGACTGGGGACTGGGGACTGGGGACTGGGGACTGGGGACTGGGGATTGGGGACTGGGGATTGGGGACTGGGGATTGGAAATGTCAAAAAGAAGTTATTCACCCCATCACCCCATCACCCATGCCCAATATCCATTTTTGTATTTAAAGATTAAATACAACTAATAATCCACTGGAAAAATTAGCGATTTACACTTAGAATTATTAGAGTCGGTAAAAAATTGTAAACTAGATTGACAATCTAGTTAATCTTCTGCCTATGGGCGGCTATAAAACGCTCCTCTATAGGTAAAGCTGTACTTATAAACTTTTGGAGATTTCTCTAATGACCATCGCAGTTGGACGCGCCCCCAGTAGAGGGTGGTTTGACGTATTAGACGACTGGTTGAAGCGCGATCGCTTCGTATTCGTAGGTTGGTCAGGGATTTTACTATTCCCCTGCGCCTTCCTAGCACTAGGCGGTTGGCTGACCGGTACAACTTTTGTCACCTCTTGGTACACCCACGGGTTAGCGTCATCATATTTAGAAGGCTGTAACTTTTTAACAGTAGCAGTATCATCACCAGCAGACAGCATGGGACACTCATTGCTGTTGCTGTGGGGCCCAGAAGCTCAAGGCGACTTCACTCGCTGGTGTCAATTGGGTGGATTGTGGCCATTCGTAGCCCTACACGGAGCCTTTGGTTTAATCGGCTTCATGTTGCGGCAATTTGAAATTGCCCGTCTGGTAGGCATCCGTCCATACAACGCCTTGGCATTCTCTGCTCCCATTGCAGTATTCGTCAGCGTCTTCTTGATGTACCCCTTGGGACAATCGTCGTGGTTCTTTGCACCCAGCTTTGGAGTCGCAGCAATTTTCCGCTTCTTGCTATTCCTACAAGGGTTCCACAACTGGACACTCAACCCCTTCCACATGATGGGTGTAGCTGGAGTATTGGGTGGTGCGCTGTTGTGTGCGATTCACGGTGCAACCGTAGAAAACACATTGTTTGAAGACGGTGAAGGCTCCAACACCTTCCGCGCTTTCAATCCTACCCAGTCCGAAGAAACCTACTCAATGGTGACAGCAAACCGTTTCTGGTCACAGATTTTCGGTATTGCTTTCTCCAACAAGCGTTGGCTGCACTTCTTCATGCTGTTTGTGCCAGTTACAGGCTTGTGGATGGCGTCAGTAGGAATTGTCGGTTTGGCACTCAACCTACGGGCTTATGACTTCGTGTCCCAAGAATTGCGGGCAGCAGAAGACCCAGAATTTGAAACATTCTATACCAAGAACATTTTGCTGAACGAGGGTATCCGCGCTTGGATGGCTCCTCAAGATCAGCCTCACGAACAATTTGTATTCCCTGAAGAGGTACTACCACGTGGTAACGCTCTCTAAGGCTTGATGAACTAGGATTTCATCATCAATGATTCTCCAGTTATCCTCCACAATTTAGCGGAGGATTTTCTATTTTTAGTTAATTGTTCTGAATATCAAATAAATTGTGTTATATTGATTAAAGGTCAAGAACCCGGAGTCAAGTACTCTGCCTTTTTGAAAATAAGTCCGCTTAGGCAACAAGGAGGTGATGCCCATGATAGAAAGTAGTAAAACCATGGGTCATCAGGTTGCAGTTAGCCGGCTGTGCGCCGGGGCTGTTCTCTAAAAGTTAGCCTTAGTTATCCTTGAGATACTAAGTTAGCTCAATTAGCTAGGCTAAAGCTCGGAGTTCCTTCCGGCAGTCTGGTTGCAACCTGAAGACCCGCTAGACCGCTCTGATTTAGATCAACTGATCCAAATCAGAGCGGATAGTTTTTATGGGTAACTTTAGTTTTAAAACAGTAATTTTGTGTGATGGCACAACTACAGACTGTTTGCAAATTCAAGGAATTTGCAAACAGTCTGTCAGGTTGGACAGTAGAAGAATCTAAGTTGCAGACCACCCGTACATTTCAAGACTTTATAGCAGCAATTGAATTTGTTAATCAGCTAGTGGAACCTGCCGAAGCAGCAGGACATCATCCAGATATAGAAATTTCTTATAATAAAGTAAAAATTTTACTTACTACTCATGACGCAGGTGGATTGACACAAAAAGACTTTGATGTAGCAGCGGTAATTTCGCAAATCAATTAAATGATTTGTTGTAATCAACTGTTATTATCTGTGTTTTCCGTAGCTGAAATGGGTAAGGACTAATGAGTAGGTGAAAACTTACTCCTACTTTAGATGTATAGCCGATTCCATGTGACAGTTAATCAGGCGATCGCTGCTATCTTGCCATCTGCTTTAGATGCTTTATAATGATATGCTATGAAGCTATGTTTTTGCATAAGATAATCACATGGATTTTAATTTGAAATTAATCGGTTATTAGCTTTGCAAAAACTAAGATTGTATTAGTGGCAACTAGCCCTCATTGATAGATTTCAAAAAGATGTCACATTTTTGAGAATAGGTGCAGCGAAAACAATTATCTATACAAGGTGTGAGGAGAAAAGGAAAAATGTCTAATCTATTGTGGAAAACCCTAGTGGTTAGCCCAGCAGTCTTGGGAGCAACCTTACTAGTTTCAGCAACAGCAATGGCGGCTCCAAATGCCACCAAGGAAGTAGTAGCAACTGAAACAACAGCTACAACAGAAGTTGCTCAAACACCGGAAATTTTGGCTCAAGCAGCTCCAACAAGCAACGATGCAGCAGTTTTAGATCAAGTTAACCGCTACAGCAAGGAAGGGGCACAAAACAATTCTGTGTCTCAAGTCACATCGGTGTCGCAGTTTTCCGATGTACAACCAACAGATTGGGCATTCCAAGCATTGCAGTCTTTGGTTGAACGTTATGGTTGTATTGCTGGGTATCCGAGCGGCGTCTACCGTGGGAACCGTGCTTTAACTCGTTACGAATTTGCCGCTGGTTTAAACGCTTGTTTGGATCGGGTTAACGAATTGATTGCCACAGCAACAGCTGACTTGGTAACAAAGCAAGATTTAGCGACTCTACAACGGTTACAAGAAGAATTTTCCGCAGAACTGGCAACCCTACGCGGTCGTGTAGATTCTTTAGAAGCTCGTACTGCTGAATTGGAAGCAAATCAATTCTCAACTACCACCAAGCTAGTTGGTGAAGCTGTTTTTGCAGTAACTGATGCCTTTGGCGATAACACAGGTGAAGCCAACAATACCGTATTCCAAGACAGAGTTCGTCTAGGCTTGCAAACCAGCTTCACTGGTAGAGACGTGTTAACCACCCGTCTGACTGCTAGTAATACAACTCCCTTTGACATCCAAGACGCTGCTGGCAATAGTATTAATACAACTTCTAGTGGAGAAGGCTTACAAACATTTCAAGTTAATGGTCGCTCAACTACCAACAATGTTCAGATAGACAGATTGACCTATGAAGCCCCCATCGGCCCAGCCCAAGTCTACCTTGCTGCTGTTGGCGGACAACATAGTCAATATGCTGCTGTTAACAACCCTTACTTCTTTGACAGAACTGACGGCGGTAACGGCGCATTGTCTACATTTTCTTCGGAAAACCCCATCTACCGCATTGGTGGCGGTGCTGGTTTAGCGCTGAATATACCTTTTGGTCAAGGTGGCGGTATCCTCAAACCTAGCTCTATCACCGTAGGTTACTTGGCATCAGAAGCTAATAATCCGGCTGATGGTTCAGGCTTGTTCGATGGTAACTATTCTGCATTAGGACAGTTGAACTTTAGTGTTGGCGATAGCATAGCCTTAGCTGCAACCTATGTTCATGGATACAATGCTGTAGGTAGTTCCTTATTTGATTCAGGTGGTTTCAATGGTGCCATCGCTGGTGTTAACACTGCTCTAGTAGGTACTGAAGCAGCTAATACCGTGGGCACACCAACTTCAAGTAATTCTTACGGTATATCGGCTGCATTCAGACCCAGCGACAAATTGTCAATTAGTGGCTTCGTATCTTACCACGATGTCACCCCTCAAGGTGGTGGTAATGATTATGAAGCTTGGTCTTACGGTGCTGGTGTAGCTTTACCTGATTTTGGTAAAAGGGGTAACGTATTGGGTGTTTTCGCTGGTGCAGTGCCCTATGCTCTTAACCGTCCAGGCTTTGCCGGCAGGAATGGTGGAGATATACCCTACCAAATTGAAGGCTTCTACAAGTATCAGGTGTCCGATAACGTCTCTATTACTCCTGGCGTTATCTACTTGACTTCTCCCGGTCAAAACAGCGGCAACGATGATGCAATTATTGGTACGCTCAGAACAACCTTTACCTTCTAGAGCGTTGGAAATCACCTAAGAATTTTAAGTTTTATTTCTCCCCGCCATCAGGCGGGGCTTTTTATTTTAGATAGAGATCATCAAAAACCCCAGTGAATAACCGGAGTATAATAGAAAAGTGAGGAGTTGTGATTTATGAGTTATGAATTAAAAAATCCTGACTTACATCGGGAGTAATATCACGTCCGGATGAAGACTGATAAAAACTACTCTTGCCAACCCTGCCCATTGTAAGGGTAGGGTGTCTGATCAGGCGGGTGGGTTGAATCAGGTAATTATAAGTAATTAAGTGGACTTGACAAAACTTTTGATCAGCGAACTTTTTT
Above is a window of Nostoc sp. UHCC 0702 DNA encoding:
- a CDS encoding NYN domain-containing protein, translated to MPRSTMPAVLLVDGYNIIGAWPCLKKTRDHSGLEAARAELIEAMTNYTAFQGYETQIIFDAQYQNSSSNKEIITELLSVYFTDFGQTADTYIEKVCASLRPQVTQSRISRVIVATSDRAQQLMVLGYGAEWLSAQQLCGEVEATVCRMRQKYQTRKQSKSRFLASAIDAKARQRLAELRMGLQ
- a CDS encoding energy-coupling factor ABC transporter ATP-binding protein, whose protein sequence is MAEVGIEVNDLYFSWPSGETAIKSCSLQVPRGEFWMLLGTNGSGKSTLLRLLAGLLAPQSGEIRVLHPVGFVFQNPDHQLVMPTVGADVAFGLVEEKLPLAAVRARVDEALGAVNLRALQLRPIYALSGGQKQRVAIAGAIARRCEVLLLDEPTALLDPDSQLDLVASVRRLVKSRGITALWVTHRLDELNYCDGAFLLEKGSLVDQGEPQRLKQRLTEVHNQAS
- the psbD gene encoding photosystem II D2 protein (photosystem q(a) protein), with translation MTIAVGRAPSRGWFDVLDDWLKRDRFVFVGWSGILLFPCAFLALGGWLTGTTFVTSWYTHGLASSYLEGCNFLTVAVSSPADSMGHSLLLLWGPEAQGDFTRWCQLGGLWPFVALHGAFGLIGFMLRQFEIARLVGIRPYNALAFSAPIAVFVSVFLMYPLGQSSWFFAPSFGVAAIFRFLLFLQGFHNWTLNPFHMMGVAGVLGGALLCAIHGATVENTLFEDGEGSNTFRAFNPTQSEETYSMVTANRFWSQIFGIAFSNKRWLHFFMLFVPVTGLWMASVGIVGLALNLRAYDFVSQELRAAEDPEFETFYTKNILLNEGIRAWMAPQDQPHEQFVFPEEVLPRGNAL
- a CDS encoding 4a-hydroxytetrahydrobiopterin dehydratase — its product is MAQLQTVCKFKEFANSLSGWTVEESKLQTTRTFQDFIAAIEFVNQLVEPAEAAGHHPDIEISYNKVKILLTTHDAGGLTQKDFDVAAVISQIN
- a CDS encoding iron uptake porin → MSNLLWKTLVVSPAVLGATLLVSATAMAAPNATKEVVATETTATTEVAQTPEILAQAAPTSNDAAVLDQVNRYSKEGAQNNSVSQVTSVSQFSDVQPTDWAFQALQSLVERYGCIAGYPSGVYRGNRALTRYEFAAGLNACLDRVNELIATATADLVTKQDLATLQRLQEEFSAELATLRGRVDSLEARTAELEANQFSTTTKLVGEAVFAVTDAFGDNTGEANNTVFQDRVRLGLQTSFTGRDVLTTRLTASNTTPFDIQDAAGNSINTTSSGEGLQTFQVNGRSTTNNVQIDRLTYEAPIGPAQVYLAAVGGQHSQYAAVNNPYFFDRTDGGNGALSTFSSENPIYRIGGGAGLALNIPFGQGGGILKPSSITVGYLASEANNPADGSGLFDGNYSALGQLNFSVGDSIALAATYVHGYNAVGSSLFDSGGFNGAIAGVNTALVGTEAANTVGTPTSSNSYGISAAFRPSDKLSISGFVSYHDVTPQGGGNDYEAWSYGAGVALPDFGKRGNVLGVFAGAVPYALNRPGFAGRNGGDIPYQIEGFYKYQVSDNVSITPGVIYLTSPGQNSGNDDAIIGTLRTTFTF